TTTAAAATATTTTTTATTTTTTATAAAAACTCCATCATTTTATTAAAACTCAAGAATTCAAAATATTTTTTTCTAAGTTAAAAAGGGCTGTCTGATATTCATAACTTATCAAACAGCCCCCTATTTTATCTCCTCTATGTTCAAAAATTCCTCCTCTTTACTACTTATAGCTATAGCAATCTATAACATTAATTTTATTTCACATACCCTTAACTTCTTATAATTTATTGATTCTTAAAGAAATTATTTACACATTTCTTAAAAGTACATCAGTTCTTCCAAATGTTAAAAATTTCTTATGATTATTACAAAATTTATAAATTAATTTATTTTCTTAGATAATTTTTATTATTAAATCTTTGACTTTATTTAAATAATTTGATTTAACTAAATATTGTCCTTTAATAATACTTATATTTATCTATAATTTTATCCTTTAGATTAGAATCTCTTAAACTATATAAATTATATTTCTCTATAAGCTGTTATTATTCTCTATATATTTTTACCAAATATAAGGTTAAATATAATATATGTTTCTGTATTCTCTTCTAAATCTTTGAAAAGCTTAATTAATATTTAATTTTATAATTCAACTTAAAGTTTTTTAGTTTTATAAAATTTCTTTTTATTTCTATAAAATAATTGCAATATTTATCCTATTCACAAACAAGAAATAAAAATCAATTTCTATAAAAAATACTGAAATAACTTTTCAACTATATTTAAGGATAGTGATTTTTAATAAATATTTTTTTTGATAAAAATATTTATTATAATTTTCAAATAGAATATTATATATTTCTTTGAATATTTATTACATCATCTGAAAAAAGTTCTTAACTTGATTTAAGTTCTTTTTTCTTAACTACTTATTTCATGGGTCTCGCCTCCTTTAGATACAATTTATTGTCTAGACTCATGTATCTTTTCTTGATATATTATTACCTCATAAAATTTATTTTGTCAATAGTAAAAACTGAAAAAAATTTTATTTTTTTATATTTCAAAATTATTTTTTCACTTGAATTATAAATTCTGATCTTTCCATTCTCTAACCCTTGATAAAATATAAAACTGGTTCAAAAGTAATCAAGTCTTTAAAACTTTTTACTCTTAAACCAGTTTCTTAAAATTATTTTACTACTATATTAACTATTTTTTCTGGAACAACAATAACTTTTACTAAAATTTTTCCTTCCATATGTTTTTTAACATTTTCTATTTCTAAAGCTAGTTTTTCAACTATTTCTTTAGAAGTTCCTCTTTCTACTTCTACAGTTCCCCTTACTTTTCCATTTACCTGTACAGCTATGACTACATTTGAAGATATTGTAAGTTCTTCTTTGAAAGTAGGCCATGCTTCATTAAAAAGGTAACTTTTGTTTCCCATTTCTTCCCATAAATCATCACAAAAATGAGGTGTAAATGGTGAAAGCATTAAAATTATATTTTTTACTACCTCACCAAATATTTTTCTAGATTCAGAAGTTATTTTTCCTGTTTCTATTACATTTACCTTAAAATCTTGAGTTTCATTTATAAGTTCCATAGTAGCTGCTATAGAAGTATTGAAATGATAATCATTTTCTATAGATTCAGTTACTTTTTTTATAGTTTGATTTAACTTAATAATAAGAGCTTTATCTTCTTTGCTTACAGCATTAAGATTTATTTCCCCAAACTCCATATTTTCTTTATGTTCCATTACCATTCTCCAGATCTTAGCAAGAAATCTATATGCTCCTGCCAGACCATTCTCATTCCATTCAAGTTCTTTTTCAGGTGGTGAAGCAAACATTATAAATAATCTAGTAGTATCTGCCCCATATTTCTCCACCATTTCTTCAGGATCTATTCCATTATTTTTTGATTTAGACATTTTTTCTATTTTGCTGATAAGCTCTTCTCCAGTTGCTTTAGAATATGCCTTTTCCCCTTTTACTTCAACTTCTTCTGCATAAAGAAATCTATTCTCATTATTTGAATAGTAAGAAGCACTCAATACCATTCCTTGTGTTAAGAGTCTTTTAAAAGGTTCATTAGAAGAAAGTAATCCCATATCTCTCAATACTTTATGAAAAAATCTTGCATAAAGCAAATGCATTACAGCATGTTCTATTCCTCCTATATATTGATCTACAGGAACCCACTTATCTACAATATCCTTAGCAAAAGGTAAATTTGTATTTTTAGGATCACAGTATCTCAAGAAATACCAAGATGAATCTACAAATGTATCCATTGTATCAGTATCTCTTCTTGCAGGTCCACCACATATTGGGCATACTGCATGTTTAAAACTTTCTGAAGTTTCAAGTGGATTTCCTGTTCCAGAAAATGAAATATCTTCAGGAAGTTTTACTGGAAGATTTTCATCTTTTTCCATAACGGTTCCACATTTTTCGCAATATAAAGCTGGAATAGGTGTTCCCCAGTATCTTTGTCTAGATACTCCCCAATCCTTTAATCTATATTTTACTGTTCTTGTTCCATACCCATTTTCTTCCACAAATACAGCTATATCAACAAGTGCTTTTTTTGAAGAAATTCCATTGAACTTTCCTGAATTAGTAAGCACTCCCATTTCTGTAAATGCTTCTGTCATTTTATCAGCTTCTAAAATTATTTCTTTTTTAGTTTCTTTATCTACAGGATTTATTACTACCTTTAAAGGAAGATTATATTTTTTAGCAAAAGCAAAGTCTCTTTCATCATGTGAAGGAACTGCCATAACTGCTCCTGTTCCATAATTCATAAGAACATAGTCAGCTACCCATAATTGTACTTTTTCTTTTGTTACAGGATTTATTACATGCCAACCTGTGAATATCCCTCTTTTTTCTCTTCCCTCTGCTGATCTTTCTATTAAATCTGTATTTTTCATTTCCTGTACTGCTGTTTTTATTTCTGGATTTGCTTTAAGTACTTCAGAAACTACGGGATGTTCAGGTGCTACTACACAATAAGATACTCCATATATTGTATCTATTCTAGTTGTAAACATTGGAAGCTTTTCTCCTGTTTCTTCAACAGTAAATACAATTTCCGTTCCATAAGATTTTCCAATCCAGTTTTTCTGCATTGTAAGAACCTTTTCAGGCCATCCATCTTTTATTTCTTTATGTCCTTCTAATAATTCATCAGCATAATCTGTTATTTTAAAGAACCATTGTTCCAATTCTTTTTGAATAACAGATGTGTTACTGTGTCTCCAACATTTTCCATCTTCAACTTGTTCATTAGCTAAGACTGTATTACAGTCTGGACACCAGTTTACAAGTGATTTCTTTTTATAAATCAATCCTTTTTCATATAATCTCTTAAATATCCATTGATTCCATCTATAATATTCAGGTGTGTATGAAGCAATTTCCCTTTCCCAATCATATGAAAATCCAAGCATTTTCAACTGTCTTTTCATATTTTCAATATTAGACTTAGTCCATACTGCTGGATGTGCTCCATTTTGAATCGCTGCATTCTCTGCTGGCAACCCAAAAGAGTCCCATCCCATAGGATGAAGAACATTGTATCCCTTCATTCTTTTATATCTAGATATAACATCTCCAATAGTGTAGTTTCTGGCATGTCCCACATGAAGTTTTCCAGAAGGATAAGGGAGCATCTCGAGCACATAATAGTTCTCTTTTCCAGAAACATAGTTTTCAGTCCTGAAAATATTTCCATCTGCCCATTTTTTTTGCCACTTAGCTTCTACTTCTTTAAAATCATACTCTCTCAAAAATCTCACCTCTGCCATTTACTTTTATATATTCCAATTCAATATATCATATTTAAATCTCTATAACAATAAAAAATTTAATTACCCATGTTTTTCTTGATAACTATTTATCCAAAGTTCACTTTTTCTTTTTATTCTCTGAAAACTATTATCTATTGTTTTCAGACTTTTATTCATTTCATCTGCTATTTCTCTATATGAATAACCTTTTATCATATAATCAAAAACTTCTTTTTCAAAAGAACTAAAATTTTCATTTACAAAGGACTTAAAATTATTCAGTTTTTCCTTAGTAAGAAATATTTCTTCTGGATCATAATTTACATAAGACTGAAGTCCTTTATTATATTCTATTTCTTTTCCTCCATCACACTCTATATAATTCCCAGATGCAAGATTAAGAGCTGTATTTTTTTGTGTATTCGATGCTTTTACTGCTGTTAAAATCTGTCTTCTTATGCAAATCATTGCAAAAGTTTTGAATGAAGATTTTCCTTTTTGGTAAGCTTTCAATGCCTTAAGAAGTCCAATAGTTCCTTCTTGTAAAAGATCATCCTGCTCTGCTCCAATTATAAAATAATTTCTTACATTGAGATATATAAGATTTTTATATTCTTTCAATATTATATTGATTGATTCCTGATCGCCCAGCTGAGCCTGTCTTATCACATCTTCATTTATTACAATAGCCATTTCTTTCCCTCTCCTGTATGTCTTCTTTAAAATGATTTTACTATTTCAGAAAGAATTATACCTCCAGCAACAGATACATTTAAAGAGTTTATCTTTCCATACATAGGTATTTTTATTAGGACATCACAGTTTTCTTTTACTTTCTTTCTTATTCCATTCCCTTCACTTCCAAGTACAAGAGCTGTTCTGCTTGAATATTTCTCTTTTGAATAATCTTTACTCCCTTCTCCTTCGGCTCCATATACCCAATAATCTAACTTTTTTAACTTAAGCAAAGCTTCTGATATATTTGTTACTTTTACTATATCTACATATTCTATTGCCCCTGTGGAAGTTTTTACTACTGTTTCATTTATTCTTACTGCATTTCTTTCTGGAATTATTATTCCCTTCACTCCAAAAACTTCTGCACTTCTTATCAAAGCACCAAAATTTCTGGGATCTTGTATTTCATCTAAAATGAGGACAATAGATTTTTCCATAGGAGCTATTTTCTCTAGAAACTCTCCAAATTCCACATAATAATCATATTCACTAATATATACAGCTACACCTTGAGAATTCTCTATTTTTTTATCTGTATAGAATATTTTAATGTTTCTTTCAGATGCAAGTTTCTTTATTTTATTAAGTTTTTCATCTTTATTCCCTTTAAACATCTCTAACTTTTCAATATTTTTTTCTTTATTCTGCAACACTTCTATTACAGGATTAACCCCTATGATTCTTTCCATTTATCCTCCAGCTTATTATATTTCTGCTTTTATCCTCTCTATATCTGCTCCGATTTTTTTTAATTTCAAATCAAGATTTTCATATCCTCTGTCAACATGATATATTCTATTTATAATACTAACTCCATCAGCTTTCAATGCTGCAAGTATAAGACTTGCTCCTGCTCTTAAATCACTTGCCATTACTTCTGCTGAAGAAAAATTCCCAACCCCAGTTATAGTTGCAGAACTATTGCTTATATCTATTTTTGCACCCATTCTATTTAACTCAGGAACATGCATAAATCTATTTTCAAATATAGTTTCTTTAATTTCACTTGTTCCATTTGCTAAAGACATCAATGTCATTATAGGTGATTGAAGGTCTGTTGCAAATCCAGGATGAGGCATAGTTGTTACTTTTACAGGCTTTAAATCAGAAAGTTTTGATAACACTCTTAGTCTATCCCCTTCTATATCAAATTTCACTCCCATTTCATCTAACTTCATAAGAAAACTTCCCAAGTGTTCTTTAACTACTCCCTTTACTTCTATCTTACCATCAAACATTACAGAAGCTATTATGAATGTTCCTGCAACTATTCTATCAGGTATTATTGTATGTTCACATGGAAATAATTTTTCAACACCTTCTATTTCTAATCTGCTTGTTCCTATTCCAGTTATTTTAGCTCCCATATCATTTAAAAAATAACAAAGATCCTCTATTTCAGGTTCCCTTGCTGCATTTTCAAGAATAGTTTTTCCTTTAGCTTTTACAGCAGCCATTATTATATTTTCTGTAGCTCCTACACTTGGAAAATCAAGAATTATTATTCCTCCTTTTAATTCTTCAGTTTCAGCATCTACATAACCATGATCTATTGTAAGTTTTACTCCAAGAGACTCAAACCCTTTTAAATGAAGATCTACAGGTCTTGCTCCAATAGCACACCCTCCTGGAAGAGATACTCTGGCTTTTTTTTCATGTGCAAGCATTGCACCCATTACAAGAAAAGAAGCTCTCATTTTTTTTACAAGCTCATACCCTGCTACTAAATTAGTAAGCCCTTTATTTATAATTTTATATGAATGATCATCTAATTTTTCTATTTCTAATCCAAGACTTTCTAATAGTTTAACTAGTGTTCTTATATCCATTAGATTCGGTACATTTCTTAAAATATATGTTCCTTTTTCTATAAGTGTTGCAATCATTATAGGAAGAGCTGCATTTTTTGATCCTTCTACTTCCAATACTCCTGAGATTTCTTTGCCACCTGTTACTTTAAATGCTTCTACCATTGATTTAATCCCTCTCCTTTTCTTTCTTACATATAGGGCATGTTCTTCCTAATAATCTGTCCAATAAATTAAGTTCTTTAAACTTACCTTTGTATGATGGCATTTTTTCAGAAAGCATCTTATAGTGTTTAGAGCATAACTTTTCTCCTAAATGTTTTGGGTATTCTTCGCTCAGTCCTGCCTTTCTGAATTTTTCCTCCTCATCCTCCACTAGCACTTCTCTATTTTCATTATCTATTGGTTCTTTTGAAACAACAACTAAGACTATATCTCCCTTCATATCCAAAGCATCTACCAATGTGTATTGAATACCTGCTTTCTCTGCCTCCATTATATAAGGATTAAAGTCTTTGAGTGGAACATCTCTTCTCATCTTTATGGAAGCAGTTCCTTCTTTTTTCATCTCATTTATAACTTCAGTGTAAATTATCCCAGACATAACCTGTTGTTTTGTTAGAGCTAGTATAACATTTTCTTTAAATTCATCAAGATACAAAGTTTTTTCAGCCAAAGTTTTTAAAAAATTAATTTTTGTGTTATTTTTTTTATCTATAATACTCTCACTCATTTTTCTCTCCTTGATAATACACTTTTACTTGTAATTATATCATATATCTGATACTTTTTAAATAAAAAACGATTAAAAGAAAAAAACTTTAAGTTTAGAATAATATAAAAAAATGTTATAATAAATTTAATCAAAACACTTATTTAATTTAAAATATTTTTAATATAAAAAATTATATAGAATTATACTTATGGAGGAAAACATGCTGAAATTAACATCTTTTTTTCTTTTGCTTTTTTTAACAATTGGCTCTTTTTCTAGAGATATCTCTATAAAATTTAATACATTAAAAGGCAATGTAAAATATTATAAATTTGGTGATAGAGAAATCAGAAGTATAGATTTTTTTAATGGAGAAATTAAATTTTCATTAAAAGATGGTGAATATATTTTTTTATTTACCTCACCAGAATATGCTCCTATTGAAAAAAGTATTGATACTAAAAAAGAAAATAATTTTTCTATAGAATTTTCAAAAGCTGATACTGTTGTAGTAAATGGTACTGTACAAGCTAATAATATGAATATAGGCGGAGCTGAAATTTCCTTTATTAACAGCAGAAATAAAGGATACTCTGTTACAACAGATTTTTTAGGAAAATTCACTGCTTATATTCCAAAAGGAGACTATAGAATAAAAACTCATAGATTTGGGTATTTATTAGATAAAA
This is a stretch of genomic DNA from Fusobacterium sp.. It encodes these proteins:
- the rlmB gene encoding 23S rRNA (guanosine(2251)-2'-O)-methyltransferase RlmB, with product MERIIGVNPVIEVLQNKEKNIEKLEMFKGNKDEKLNKIKKLASERNIKIFYTDKKIENSQGVAVYISEYDYYVEFGEFLEKIAPMEKSIVLILDEIQDPRNFGALIRSAEVFGVKGIIIPERNAVRINETVVKTSTGAIEYVDIVKVTNISEALLKLKKLDYWVYGAEGEGSKDYSKEKYSSRTALVLGSEGNGIRKKVKENCDVLIKIPMYGKINSLNVSVAGGIILSEIVKSF
- a CDS encoding DUF1694 domain-containing protein yields the protein MSESIIDKKNNTKINFLKTLAEKTLYLDEFKENVILALTKQQVMSGIIYTEVINEMKKEGTASIKMRRDVPLKDFNPYIMEAEKAGIQYTLVDALDMKGDIVLVVVSKEPIDNENREVLVEDEEEKFRKAGLSEEYPKHLGEKLCSKHYKMLSEKMPSYKGKFKELNLLDRLLGRTCPICKKEKERD
- a CDS encoding sigma-70 family RNA polymerase sigma factor translates to MAIVINEDVIRQAQLGDQESINIILKEYKNLIYLNVRNYFIIGAEQDDLLQEGTIGLLKALKAYQKGKSSFKTFAMICIRRQILTAVKASNTQKNTALNLASGNYIECDGGKEIEYNKGLQSYVNYDPEEIFLTKEKLNNFKSFVNENFSSFEKEVFDYMIKGYSYREIADEMNKSLKTIDNSFQRIKRKSELWINSYQEKHG
- the murA gene encoding UDP-N-acetylglucosamine 1-carboxyvinyltransferase; this encodes MVEAFKVTGGKEISGVLEVEGSKNAALPIMIATLIEKGTYILRNVPNLMDIRTLVKLLESLGLEIEKLDDHSYKIINKGLTNLVAGYELVKKMRASFLVMGAMLAHEKKARVSLPGGCAIGARPVDLHLKGFESLGVKLTIDHGYVDAETEELKGGIIILDFPSVGATENIIMAAVKAKGKTILENAAREPEIEDLCYFLNDMGAKITGIGTSRLEIEGVEKLFPCEHTIIPDRIVAGTFIIASVMFDGKIEVKGVVKEHLGSFLMKLDEMGVKFDIEGDRLRVLSKLSDLKPVKVTTMPHPGFATDLQSPIMTLMSLANGTSEIKETIFENRFMHVPELNRMGAKIDISNSSATITGVGNFSSAEVMASDLRAGASLILAALKADGVSIINRIYHVDRGYENLDLKLKKIGADIERIKAEI
- the leuS gene encoding leucine--tRNA ligase, with amino-acid sequence MREYDFKEVEAKWQKKWADGNIFRTENYVSGKENYYVLEMLPYPSGKLHVGHARNYTIGDVISRYKRMKGYNVLHPMGWDSFGLPAENAAIQNGAHPAVWTKSNIENMKRQLKMLGFSYDWEREIASYTPEYYRWNQWIFKRLYEKGLIYKKKSLVNWCPDCNTVLANEQVEDGKCWRHSNTSVIQKELEQWFFKITDYADELLEGHKEIKDGWPEKVLTMQKNWIGKSYGTEIVFTVEETGEKLPMFTTRIDTIYGVSYCVVAPEHPVVSEVLKANPEIKTAVQEMKNTDLIERSAEGREKRGIFTGWHVINPVTKEKVQLWVADYVLMNYGTGAVMAVPSHDERDFAFAKKYNLPLKVVINPVDKETKKEIILEADKMTEAFTEMGVLTNSGKFNGISSKKALVDIAVFVEENGYGTRTVKYRLKDWGVSRQRYWGTPIPALYCEKCGTVMEKDENLPVKLPEDISFSGTGNPLETSESFKHAVCPICGGPARRDTDTMDTFVDSSWYFLRYCDPKNTNLPFAKDIVDKWVPVDQYIGGIEHAVMHLLYARFFHKVLRDMGLLSSNEPFKRLLTQGMVLSASYYSNNENRFLYAEEVEVKGEKAYSKATGEELISKIEKMSKSKNNGIDPEEMVEKYGADTTRLFIMFASPPEKELEWNENGLAGAYRFLAKIWRMVMEHKENMEFGEINLNAVSKEDKALIIKLNQTIKKVTESIENDYHFNTSIAATMELINETQDFKVNVIETGKITSESRKIFGEVVKNIILMLSPFTPHFCDDLWEEMGNKSYLFNEAWPTFKEELTISSNVVIAVQVNGKVRGTVEVERGTSKEIVEKLALEIENVKKHMEGKILVKVIVVPEKIVNIVVK